From the Lathyrus oleraceus cultivar Zhongwan6 chromosome 4, CAAS_Psat_ZW6_1.0, whole genome shotgun sequence genome, one window contains:
- the LOC127135507 gene encoding uncharacterized protein LOC127135507, whose protein sequence is MAHRGFQRPIGWGFGSSNLGLHSSNLSKMKQGGIDNLPSRDDNRDGGNDNEIHKVPEVCTWPYIAFVLDNIDVCRWLHTNCITINMYILTYAAGLHCIIDSLFYIRSWLHGGWWLKQGCKTSNLDYKDHNGT, encoded by the exons ATGGCACACAGGGGATTTCAAAGGCCCATAGGTTGGGGATTTGGTTCCTCTAACCTCGGGCTACATTCTAGTAATCTAAGCAAAATGAAACAAGGTGGAATTGATAATTTACCTTCCAGAGACGACAACAGAGACGGTGGTAACGATAACGAAATCCACAA GGTACCTGAGGTCTGCACTTGGCCTTATATTGCTTTTGTCTTGGACAATATTGATGTTTGCAG ATGGCTTCATACGAATTGCATTACAATAAACATGTATATTCTGACTTATGCAGCAGGTCTACACTGCATTATTGACTCTTTATTCTACATCAG GTCATGGCTTCATGGAGGGTGGTGGTTGAAACAAGGTTGCAAGACATCAAATTTGGATTACAAAGATCATAATGGAACTTGA